One Triticum dicoccoides isolate Atlit2015 ecotype Zavitan chromosome 5B, WEW_v2.0, whole genome shotgun sequence genomic window carries:
- the LOC119305437 gene encoding protein WIR1A-like, whose amino-acid sequence MASAARRPTVLLQIALFVVIAAVIINSSVCLGAVVVGPGALDPNRPAFPSPGGGGKPYTGGGRGCRTIYGCGDVPPAGGQP is encoded by the exons ATGGCGTCTGCCGCCCGTCGTCCCACGGTGCTCCTGCAGATCgctctcttcgtcgtcatcgcggcGGTCATCATCAACAGCTCCGTCTGCCTTGGGGCCGTTGTAGTAG GTCCTGGTGCTCTCGACCCTAACCGCCCCGCTTTCCCGTCGCCGGGTGGTGGTGGTAAACCCTACACCGGCGGCGGCCGTGGGTGCCGCACAATTTATGGATGTGGTGATGTGCCACCGGCAGGTGGCCAACCCTGA